A window of Longimicrobiaceae bacterium genomic DNA:
GCTCGGCGGCGGCCGGCGCGGAGCCGCCCGGCGCCTGCGGGGGGACGGCCGCGGTCTGCGTGGCGCACCCGCCGAGCGCCAGCAGGATGGCGGCGGCGGGCCAGAGGCTGGTACGGTTCTTCATCCGGTGTGCTCCGGGAAGCGGGTGGAGGGAAGAGGACGAACCGGCGCCGGGAAGGCGTGCAGCGGCCGAGACGAGGCGGTCTGCCTCCGGGTCGAACTCCGGGAACGATTCCCGGAACCTGGAGAGCCCCGCGGGAAGAGACCGCCGACGGCCCGTTCGATCTCGTCGATGTCGGCCATGCGGGGGAATTTACGTTTCCCGCAGTAGCCGAGCAATGCGGGTCCGGCAGCCCCATGGCACAGCGGCGGGAAGCGCCGCTACCCGCCCCCGAGGTAGGCGAAGCGCAGGGCGAAGAGCGCGGCCAGCACGTACACCAGCGGGCTGACCTCCCGCGCCCGTCCGGCGAGCACCTTGATCACCGGGTAGGTGATGAACCCCAGCGCCAGCCCGTTGGCGATGGAGAAGGTGAGCGGCATGGCGACCAGCGTGACGAAGGCGGGGACCGCCTCGGTGGCGTCGTCCCAGGAGACGCCCAGCGCCGCCTTGAGCATCAGGCTCCCGACGATGATCAGCGCCGGGGCCGTGGCGACCGCGGGGACCGCCGCCGCCAGCGGGGAGAAGAAGACCGCGAGCGCGAAGAGTGCGCCCACCGTGACCGCGGTGAGCCCCGTCCGCCCGCCCTCCGCCACGCCGGTGGCGCTCTCGATGTACGCGGTGACGGTGGACGTCCCCAGCGCCGCGCCCGCGGTGGTCGCCACCGCGTCCGCCATGAGGGCGCGCTTGGCGCGGGGCAGGTCGCCCTCCGGCGTGAGGTACCCCGCCTGCCGGCCGAGCCCCACCAGCGTCCCCACGCTGTCGAACATGTCCACGAACAGGAAGACGAACACCACCTGCAGCAGCCCCAGCCCCAGCGCGCCGGCCACGTCCATCTGCAGGAAGGTGGCGCCCGCGTCCGGGATGGCGACCAGCCGCGTCGGGGGCCGGGCCACCCCGGTGAGGTAGGCCCCGGCCGCCGTGGCGACGATCCCGAGGATGACGGCGCTCTTCCACCCCCGCGCCATGAGCGCCGCCGTGAGGACCAGCCCGCCCAGCGCCAGGAGCACGGGGGGCGAGGCGACCTCGCCCAGGGTGACGAAGGTGGCCGGGCTGGCGGCCACCACCCCGGAGTTGCGGAGCCCGATGAAGGCGATGAAGAGGCCGATCCCGCCCCCCGTGGCGAGCTTGAGCGTGAGCGGGATGGCGCGCACCACCAGCTCGCGCACCCTCCCCACCGTGAGCACGATGAAGACGACGCCGGAGATGAACACCGCCCCGAGCGCCGTCTGCCACGGCACCCCCATCCCGATGACGACCGAGTAGGTGAAGTAGGCATTGAGCCCCATCCCCGGCGCCAGCGCGAAGGGGTAGTTCGCCAGCACGCCCATCAGCACCGAGCCGATCGCGGCGGAGACGGCCGTGGCGAAGAGCGCCCCCTCCACCGGCACCCCCGCCTCCCCCAGGATCTGCGGGTTCACCGCGAGGATGTACGCCATGGTCAGGAAGGTGGTGAGCCCCGCCTCCACCTCCCTGCGCACGTCGGTCCCGTGCGCACGGAGGTGGAACCACCGCTCCAGCACCCCCGCCCCGCGCGCGCTCGCCATCGTCACCGTCCCGTTCACCGTTCACGCCGACCCGCGGCCCCCGGCGGCCCGCCGCATGGATCGCACCGGGCGTGCCCGGGTGCTGCGTGACGCTCGTGGAGCGGCCTGCTCGGGAGGCGTGTCGAAGGGTGCGGCCCGCCGTACGGCCGATGCTGCCGGCGGGAGCCCGGCGGAAGACGCGGGTGGTGACGACGTTACTCGCCGGCGATGATCTCCTGCAGCACCCTCGCGGCACGGGGATCCTTCGACTGCGAGAGCCAGAAGACCGCCTTCTTGCGGAGGTGAGGATCGCGGTCGCTGCGGGCGATCGAGATCAGCTTGTCGAGCGCGGCGGGCTCCGGACGCTGCGAGAGGACGAAGATGACGTGCTCTCGCATCGGGCGGTCCTGGGCGCGGTCGTACACGTTGACGATCTCCGCCGCCGGGGCGCCCGATTCGCTCGCCCAGAAGAGGGCCTTCTTGCGCATCTGGATCGGCTCGCCCGCTTCGAGGGCCACTCCGAGAAGCCAGCGGTCGTTTCCCTGGCCGCGCATCTGCGAGAGGGAGAACAGGGCCTTCTCCTTCAGCTCCGGGCGGTCCAGGCGCCGGTAGAGGTCGCGGAGGTAGGCGACGTTCTCCGCGGAGCGGTTCTCGTGCAGCCAGAAGATCGCGTTCGCCCGCAGGTCGACGGGGAGGTCGCTCTGCTCCGCGGCCTCCCGGAGGAGCCGGGCGGCGCGGGGGCTGCGGTGGCGGGAAAGCGCGAACAGGGCCTTCTCCCGGATCCTGGAATCGCTCGACGTCCGGAGGATCTGCTCCAGGGTGGCGACCGCGCGCTCGGTGGGGATCTCCGAGAGCCAGAAGACCGCCTGCTCGCGGACCCGGCGGTCCGGATCGCTGCGCGCCACGTCGAGGAGGAGGCTCTCCGTGTCGGCAGTGCGCTTCTCCGCCACGAGGAAGACCGCCCGCTCGCGGAGCTTCGCGGAGCAGGCGTCCCGCCGCGCGAGCACCTGCCGGAGGATGGGAAGCGCCTGCTCGGCGTTCATCTGCAGCAGGGCGTTCAGCGCGGCGGTGCGGACCTCGTCGCGCTCCTGGGGGCACGACTCCGCGGTCCTGGAGGCCTGCCGGCTCACCTGCTCTGCCGCGCCCGCGTCCCCCAGGCGGGCCAGCTCGCCCCGCACGCGGGTGACGAGCACGTCGGCGTCCCCGCGGCTGGCCGCGCGCGGATGGGCGCCCCGCTGGCTTTCCAGCCGCTCCAGGGCGGCGCGGAGGTTGGCGCTCCCCCCGATCCTGTAGAGCGCGAAGGCCTCCCAGTAGTACGCATCGGGCGTGTACGCCGAGCGGGGATGCCGGTCCGCGATCTGCCGGAAGAGCTGGGCGGCCCGGCGATAGTCGTTCTGGCTCAGGGCGGTCCGGGCGGTACGATACAGTGCGTCGGCCGGATCCTGGGGATGGCGCGCTGGCGGCGGATCTTCCGGCCCGTCCGAGAAGGCCCCGGGCGCGGGAGGCGCCGGTGCCACGTGCGCCAGGGCGTCGGTCGAGGCCAGGGCCGCGGCGAGCGCGAGCCACGTAATGGCGTGCTTCACGGATCTCTCCTCAGGTCGTAAGGGCCGGGGGGCCGGCCGGAATCGCGCCTCGCAGCCGCGGAAGGACGTCCCTCCGCTCGATCGCGTCCTTCACCAGGCCCAGCTCCTCTTCGACGACCGCCTCCGGAGCGGTTCCGGCCGGAAGCTGGACGATCTGGGCCAGGACCATCTCCAGGTCCTCCAGGAGGAGGCGGAGCTCCGGGTCCGCGGCGGCGCGGGAATCCAGGAGCAGACGCGTGGTGGAGAGGAGCTCCCTCGCCCAGGCGACGGTCTGCTGGTCGACGGAGCCCGCGGCCGCCTCGGTCCGGGCGGTGGTGAGGAGCACCTCCACCCGGCTCAGGTGCTGGGTAGCCGCCACGTGATGGGCCGCTCGCGGCGCGGGGGCGGGCGCGCCGACCGCGACCGCCGACGGCCGCTCCGCCCCGACCGTGAGCCGGCCGATCGAGATCCCCATCAGCAGGACGGCCGCGACCCCCGCCCCCCACCAGACCCGCTGCCGGAGGCTCGCCCTCCGCCGCATCCGGAGCTCGTCCGCGGACCGGGCGCGCTCGATCCCTGCCCAGATCTCCTCGCGTGGGGTTTCCGGTGGGACGTGATATTCCTGCGCTGCCCGGTGCAGGAGCTCATCGAACGATTCGTGGTTCACAGCACAAACTCCTTTGCCAGGTCCGCGAGCTGCTCGCGGAGCTTCGCACGTGCCCGGGAGAGCATCGCCTTCGACGTCCCCTGCGCGATCTGCAGCGCGGAGCCGATCTCCTCGTGCGTGTAGCCTTCCATCTCGTGCATCACGAACACCGCGCGGTACCGATCGGACAGCGCGTCGAGCGCGCTCTTGAGCCGGGCCCTCAGGCGCGGCTCGCCGACTCCCGGACCGACGGCGATCTCCGGTGCCTCGTCCAGCCCCATCTCCCGCTGCCGGTCCCGCCGCACCTTCCTCAGACCGTTGATGATCACCGAAGCCGCGACCGAGTGCAGCCAGGTCGAGAGCGCCGCCTCCGCCCGGAAGCTCGGCAGACGGGTGAACGCCCGGATGAACGCCTCCTGGGTGAACTCCTTCGCCAGCTCCTCGTCGCCCGTCATGCGGTACGCGAGCCGGAAGATGCGATCCACGTGCGCGTCGTACAGCGCACGCTCTGCGACCGGATCTCCGCTGAGAACGCGTCGGATCAGCTCTTTTTCGTCCACCCGGCCGGCCCGTTCGAGGAGGGAGTCAAGCGCCTGCTCGTGGGATAGGACACACGCCCGGCGAGAAGGGTTGCAGTCGCCCCTTCGAAGATGCGCTGCAACCCTTCCCGGCCTGGCCGTGTCGTACGTTTGAACCCGGAATCACCCTGGCACGGAGCGAAGAGCGCATGAAACGGTTGCAGAGGTCCCTCGTGGGCGCCCTGGGGCTCGCCCTTCTCCTCCCCTTCGGCTCCGCCCATGCCCAGGGGATCGCGGAGCAGGTCGCCCGTGTGGGGGACGGCGTGGTGCGGATGAGCTTCCCATCCCGCCCGGGGGTGTGCGGATCCGGGAGCGGGATCGCCATCCGCGATCCGCGGACGGGGGACGGCACCAACCTCATCCGCTGGAGCTTCCCCGGCGGAGGCCGCGACGGGGACCTGGTTTGCGAGCCTGGCCCGGTACGCGTGGAGCTTCGCGTGGCCGGAGGACAGGTGACCGGCATGCGCACCACCGTGGGCGGGGGCGACGAGCCGGCAGGGAGAGACCTGGGGATGGTCTCCCCGGCGGCCGCCGTCGAGTACCTGATGGCGCTGGCCGCGCAGGCGCCGGGAGAGGTGGGGAAGGAGGCCGTCGTCGCCGCGGTGCTCGCGGAAGGTGCGCCCGTGCACCCTCAACTCCTCCGCCTGGCGGCGCGACCGGAGGCCGCCGCGAAGACGCGGAAGCAGGCGGTGTTCTGGGCCGGACAGACCGGTGCTCCCGTCGGAGATCTCGCGCGTCTGTACGCGGCTGCCTCCGAGCCCGAGGTGCAGGAGCAGGTCATCTTCGCGTA
This region includes:
- a CDS encoding NCS2 family permease; the protein is MASARGAGVLERWFHLRAHGTDVRREVEAGLTTFLTMAYILAVNPQILGEAGVPVEGALFATAVSAAIGSVLMGVLANYPFALAPGMGLNAYFTYSVVIGMGVPWQTALGAVFISGVVFIVLTVGRVRELVVRAIPLTLKLATGGGIGLFIAFIGLRNSGVVAASPATFVTLGEVASPPVLLALGGLVLTAALMARGWKSAVILGIVATAAGAYLTGVARPPTRLVAIPDAGATFLQMDVAGALGLGLLQVVFVFLFVDMFDSVGTLVGLGRQAGYLTPEGDLPRAKRALMADAVATTAGAALGTSTVTAYIESATGVAEGGRTGLTAVTVGALFALAVFFSPLAAAVPAVATAPALIIVGSLMLKAALGVSWDDATEAVPAFVTLVAMPLTFSIANGLALGFITYPVIKVLAGRAREVSPLVYVLAALFALRFAYLGGG
- a CDS encoding HEAT repeat domain-containing protein; its protein translation is MKHAITWLALAAALASTDALAHVAPAPPAPGAFSDGPEDPPPARHPQDPADALYRTARTALSQNDYRRAAQLFRQIADRHPRSAYTPDAYYWEAFALYRIGGSANLRAALERLESQRGAHPRAASRGDADVLVTRVRGELARLGDAGAAEQVSRQASRTAESCPQERDEVRTAALNALLQMNAEQALPILRQVLARRDACSAKLRERAVFLVAEKRTADTESLLLDVARSDPDRRVREQAVFWLSEIPTERAVATLEQILRTSSDSRIREKALFALSRHRSPRAARLLREAAEQSDLPVDLRANAIFWLHENRSAENVAYLRDLYRRLDRPELKEKALFSLSQMRGQGNDRWLLGVALEAGEPIQMRKKALFWASESGAPAAEIVNVYDRAQDRPMREHVIFVLSQRPEPAALDKLISIARSDRDPHLRKKAVFWLSQSKDPRAARVLQEIIAGE
- a CDS encoding RNA polymerase sigma factor, yielding MDEKELIRRVLSGDPVAERALYDAHVDRIFRLAYRMTGDEELAKEFTQEAFIRAFTRLPSFRAEAALSTWLHSVAASVIINGLRKVRRDRQREMGLDEAPEIAVGPGVGEPRLRARLKSALDALSDRYRAVFVMHEMEGYTHEEIGSALQIAQGTSKAMLSRARAKLREQLADLAKEFVL
- a CDS encoding HEAT repeat domain-containing protein, which encodes MKRLQRSLVGALGLALLLPFGSAHAQGIAEQVARVGDGVVRMSFPSRPGVCGSGSGIAIRDPRTGDGTNLIRWSFPGGGRDGDLVCEPGPVRVELRVAGGQVTGMRTTVGGGDEPAGRDLGMVSPAAAVEYLMALAAQAPGEVGKEAVVAAVLAEGAPVHPQLLRLAARPEAAAKTRKQAVFWAGQTGAPVGDLARLYAAASEPEVQEQVIFAYSQRRDPEAVRELLRIARADGDVRLRKKAVFWLGQAAGREATRELGGMVEEQGVPTEVKEHAIFALSQRPRDEAVPALIRIARENPNPRLRKRAMFWLGETGDPRAVAFFEEILRH